CGAACGACGTCTGCAGCGAGGAGTCCTCCACGCCGGTGAACTTCAGGGTGACGGTCTGCCCGGCGAAGGCGGACAGGTTGTAGGAGCGCAGGGTGTAGCCGCTGACGTTGAGGTTGGAGAAGACCTGCAGCGTCGTGGTGCCGACCTGGACGGTGAGCTTGTCGTACTGCACCGTGGTGGTCGTCTCCGCCGTGCTGATCTTCAGGTAGAACGACAGCGTGTAGCTGCTGCAGCCGGCCGGCAGCGTCACCGACTGGGACAGGGTGTCGGTGTTGGTCGATCCGACGCCGTTGAGCCAGGCGGAGCGGGTGCCGCTGCGGGGCGAGCCGTTACCGGTGAAGGCGCCGATGACGCCGCTCGTCGCGGTCCACGGCGACGACGCGGTCTCGAAGCCCGGGTTGCCGAGCTTCTGACCGGGGCTGCTGCAGGTCCCGGTCCCGTTGACGGTCAGCGTGTAGGTGGCGGAGTGGGTCGCGCTGCCCGTACCCGTCACGGTGATCGTGTAGGTGCCGGGCGCGGCCGAGCTGGTGGTCGAGACCGTGAGGGTCGAGGAGTTTCCGGAGGTGACCGACGACGGGCTGAAGCCGACCGAGACGCCGGAGGGAGCGCCGGAGGCCGTCAGGGCGACGGTCTGCGCGCTGCCGGAGGTGGTGGCGGTGTTCACCGTGGCGGTGACCGACGAACCCGGGTTGACCGAGCCCGAGGTGGGGCTCAGCGACAGGGAGAAGTCGTTGGTCGGGGTGCCGCCGGTGGTGAGACCCCAGACCGCGTACGCGATGGAGTTGGCGTAGCGGCCCAGCGACGTGCTGTTCACATTGGACGGGTAGGTGTCGCACGACCGGTGGTAGCACGGGTCGTAGGCCGCGCCGGCCGTGCCGCCCCACTTGGTGACCTGGGCGCTCGTCTTGGTGCGGCTCGCGCCGGTGGAGTTGATCGAGGCGGGGATCCCGGCGTCGCGGAACGAGCCGTCGTCGCTGCAGCACTCGGTCGAGGTCTCCGTGGGTACGCTGATCGAGCTGAAATACTCCCGCAGCTTCACCGCGACGGCGTCGGTGCCGGTGACGAAGTAGCCGCCGTTGGTGGAGGCGATCATGTCGAAGGTGCCGTAGGCCTTGATCGCCGTCCGCTGCGCCGAGGTCAGCGAGTTGACGTAGAACTTCGAGCCGACCAGGCCCTGCTCCTCGCCGGTCCACCAGCCGAAGCGGACGTGGTTGGTCATCGTCGGGTTCGTCGCTGCGAGCTGCAGCGCGACCTCCAGCAGCGCCGACGAGCCGGAGCCGTCGTCGTTGATGCCGGGGCCCGCCGAGACGCCGTCGAGGTGGGCGCCGAACATGTAGGTGTTGCTGGTGTTGCCGCCCGGCCAGTCGGCGATGATGTTCTTCGCCGAGCCCGAGCAGGTGGTGCAGGTCTGCGCCGTGACGGTGAAGCCGGCCGCCGTCAGCTTCTGCGACACGTAGTTGAACGACGCGGTGTAGCCCGCGGTGCCGGTCGCCCGGTTGCCGCCGTTGTTCGTGGCGATCGTCTGCAGTTGCTGCAGGTGGGTCTTGACGTTGTTGACGTCGATGGCGGGGGGTGCGGCCAGCAGCGTTGCGCCGGACGCCAGCGTGGGGTGGCTGGCCGATCCGGGAGATGATGCTGCCACCGACGACTGGACGCTCAGCGCCAGCACGACTGCGGCGAAGACAGCTACGGCAGGTCCTGCCGCCACCGTTCCTCTTCTCATGGGGGGCTCCTATAGTCGGGCCGATTTCACGGCTGGCCGTAGATAAGCAGAATTGATCACCTCGCACAAGAGATAGGAACCCTTAAATTTAATCTTGGCCCGAAACCTTATCCGAAAACGCATTTCGCAGCGGTTGCGGGCCGGTGCCGAGAGTGGCACCGACCCGGGCCATTCAGCCTGCGACCGGGACGAATCCACCTGGTTCTATAACCTTGGCGATATGGACCGGCAGTATGTAGGCGCCGCGTTCGGGTCCGGCGCCGACGACGGAGGCGCAGACGAGGTCGCCGTCGGTGATGTCGCCCTGATACAGGTCGTCGTGGAGCATTTTGGCGGTGCTGGCGCTGACGAGGTTGCCGAAGCGGCGGGCGTTGGTCGGTGCTTTGCCGTCGGGGAGGTCGGCGAGGCGGGCGAACTCCTGGACCAGGGCGGGGCTGGCCTGGTGGGTGTAGATCCGCTTCACCCGGTCCACATAGCCCGGCAGGGCGGTGTCCAGGGCGGCGTGGTTGAGCATCATCCCCTTGGTGTAGTAGCGCTTCACCTGCGGCCCGTTCATCCCGTAACACGCCAGCTCCGCCGCTCCCGGGGTGCCGGTCGGGTGGACCGCGCCGCCGCCGAGGTAGTGGATCAGCGGATCGGCGAATCCCGGCTCGTCCCCGAACGCCTGCGAGTCGCGGGAGTAGAGCACCAGCCCGGGGCTGTCGGTGTGGCGGGTGAAGACCAGGGCGGCGGCACCGTCGGAGAAGATCCCGGCCGACGCCCACAGACTGCGCCCCAACGGATGCACGTCGTTGTGCCGGTAGAGCGGGTTCACGCCGCCGTCCAGATCGCCGGTCACCCGGCTCGGCGCGTTGTAGGTGACCACCAGGACGTTCGACGCGTCCACCCGGGCCGCCAGGGCCGCAGCCCGCGCCAACCCGGCGCACCCCGCCCCGATCTGGACCGGTACGACATGATCAGGCAACCCCAGCTCCCGGGCCAGCCGGAAGGTGTCCTGATCCAGCATCACCTCATACGGCGAGCAGGTGACGACGATCATCGCGTCGACGTCGTGCGGCTGCAGGTCGGCGGAGACCAACGCATCCCGGGCCACATCGGTGATCCGGCCCAGATCCGCGAACAACCGCGGATCCCAACTCTTCCCCGCGATCCCCAGGATCCGCTCGACGAGCTCACCGGACATGACACCACCACCGCTGCGCTGCGGGATCTGCGCCGCATCCGCCCACTCGTCGATGCTGAGCACCTGCCCGACCAGCGTGCTGAGACCGGTCACGGCGTACGGAAAGGGTATGGCATTTACGAACTTCATTCTTGCTCCCACTGTTGGTCGCAAGCAGTCTCGTTCGGCGCCGTGGCCGTGCACACTAGGAAGATCCCTAGGGGCTTCCGCCATGATCCGACAGAAGATCGCAGCCTTCGGCTCGTCGGGCGGGCCTTGGCCCCTCGACCTACACTCGGCTCGTGATCAACAATCGCGGCGCGGAGCAGCCCGTGGCCGCCGATCCGCAGACCGCAGCCCGTGTGATCTTCGAGGAGTTCCTCGCGGTGTCGCGGACGGCCGACGCGGCGAGCCTGCTCGCGCTGGTCACCCGGCTGGAGGAGCTGCGCGCCGACCCGCCGGACCCGGTCGTCGAACTCCTGGCTCACACCCTGGCCGGTGTCGTCGGCGTCCGGGCCCGGCTCCCCGACGGATCGCAGCGGCTGGAGGCGGCGCTGCGCGTCTTCGCCGACCACGACCTGACCGGCGACCCGCTCTTCCTCGAATGCGCGCTCCTCGCCACCCTCACCCTGATCCGTCCACATCAGACTCGACCGCTGATCGCCCCGCTCGTCGACCGGCTGCCGCTCGACCCGGCGCAGCGGGCCCGGCTCGTCGCGATGATCGGTCTCGGCGACGCGTGGGCGGGCAACCTCGTGCGCGGCCAGGCCGAGATGCTCGAAGCCCGGGAACTCGCCATCGTCGCCGAGCGCTCGGACGTGCAGGCCGAGGTCACGTCCTGGCTGGTCAAGTGCGAGGCGCTGCGCGGCGACCTGGCCGCGTCGGCGGTCCACCTCGCCGAAGCCCGGGAGCTGGCCGCACGGACGGGTTCAGCCTGGGTGGCCGGCCACGTCACCGAGAGCGCCGCAGCCCTGCACTTCGCCAACGGCGACACCGAGGCCTGGCTCGGGCTGCTCGAACTGATGGTCGCCTCCGGCCTCGGTGTCGACTCCGGCCTGCTCTTCGAGTACCGCTGGGAACTCGCCACCCACCACGCGCTGTGCGGCGACCACGCGGCGGCGAGCGCCCTGCTCGACGGCTGCCCCGATCCGCCGTTCGTGTGGCCGGGCGGCCCTGCGATGCCCGCGTGGCGGGCCTGGATCCTCAATCCCGACGACCCGCAGGCGATGGCCGCGTTCGAAGCCGTGCTCCCCGCCCTCAGCCAGCCCGCCGAGCGGCTGCCGCGGGCCCGGATGGCCTGGCTCCTCGGCGGGCACCACGGTCGCGCGGGTCGGCGGGTGGAGGCGGTCCGGCTGCTGGAGGCGGCCTGTGCCGGTTACGCCACGATCGGCGCGGCCGGGATGCTGGCCCGGGTCGCCGCCGATCTGCGCGAGGTGACCGAGCGGTTCTCCTCGCCGATGCCCCGCACCGCGCCGCTGCTGCTGGCGCCGACCGTGGGGGAGCAGCCGCTGACCGGGTCGGAGGTGCGGGTGGCGGTCGCGATCGCCGACGGGCTGAGCAACCGCGAGGCGGCGGAGCGGCTTTTCGTCTCGGTGAAGACCGTCGAGTTCCACCTGGGCAACATCTTCCGCAAGCTCGGCGTACGTAACCGGACCGAACTCGCGCGCAGGCTCGGTTACCTCGGCTGAACCGTCGTCGGGCGGAAGAGGTAGAGCAGGTCGTCGAGGGCGGCGACGAGGCCCCCCACGATCAGGCCGGCGAGTGCGGCGACCAGCGCCGGGCCGAGCAGCACCGCCCCACCGGACCCGGCCGCCACCGCGCCGAGCACGGCGATCGCGATGAGGAAGACGTTGCGGATCACATGGTGGCGGCCCAGCGGCGTGGCGGAGCGGCCGAAGCACCGGCACGGTTGCGTGTTGCCGCGCCGCAGCGACAGTCCGATGGCACCGGCGAAGACCGCGAGCAGCCCGGCGGCGAGCACGAAACCGGCGGCGGCGGCGACATCGCGCGGCACCGCGAGCAGCACGACGACGGCGACCTCGACGGCGACGGCGATCCCGGCGAGCGGTCCGGCCCAGCGCGACGGAACGACCCGCATCTGGCGCAGGGAGCTGACGAAGTCGCGGTAGGCGGCCCGGCCGGAGAGCTTCCCGACGGCCGCGACGACGAAGACCACGGCGAGGACGACCCGGCACGCTACGGCGACATACTGCACATCGACGACGATAACAGCGAGATCAACCTCGCGGGTACCGGTCCGCCCGTGCCGGGTGGCCGACGACTGTGAAGCTGCTGTTCTCGACGGCGGCGCTCGTGCCCGAGGACCGGATGTGTGGCGGCCGGACCCCAGCCCGGGTCCGGCCGCCACGATCGCAGATCACATCACGTGCTTGAAGGTGCCCCAACCATTCCCGATCTGTACGGGCGCCGAGAGCCCCGTGCCGTTGTGCGGGTAGTACCACAGCAGTCCGGCGGCGTCCACGCCGAGCACGTCGGCGGCTCCGTCACCGCTGAAGTCCGATGCGATGACCTGCTTGAAGGTGCCCCACCCGTGCCCGATCTGCACCGGTGCGGAGAGCCCGGCGCCGTTGTGCGGGTAGTACCAGAGGTCGCCTGCGGCGTCCACGCCGAGCACGTCGGCCTTGCCGTCGCCGCTGTAGTCGGCTGCCATGACGTGCTTGAAGGTGCCCCAGCCGTTGCCGATCTGCACCGGTGCGGAGAGCCCGGCGCCGTTGTGCGGGTAGTACCAGAGCAGGCCGCTTGCGTCGACGCCGATGACATCGGCCTTGCCGTCGCCGCTCCAGTCCGCCGCCATGACGTGCTTGAAGGTGCCCCAGCCGTTGCCGATCTGCACCGGTGCGGAGAGCCCGGCGCCGTTGTGCGGGTAGTACCAGAGCAGGCCGCTTGCGTCGACGCCGATGACATCGGCCGCGCCGTCGCCGCTCCAGTCCGCCGCCACGACGTGCTTGAAGGTGCCCCAGCCGTTGCCGATCTGCACCGGAGCGGAGAGGGCCTGGCCGTTGTTGGGGTAGTAGAGGAGCAGCCCGGCCGCGGTGACACCGAGCACGTCGGCCGCGCCGTCACCGCTGAAGTCGGAGACGTGGTCGTGGCTCGTCGTCCGGCCGCAGTTGGCGCTGGTCACGTTGCGGGGCGCCGAGACCGGGCCGTTGACGTAGATCGGGCCGGTGGCGGCGCTGCCGTCGGAGGTGATGCCGGACGGCACTCCGTTGAAGTAGGCCTCGGTCTTCACGCCGTCGCGGTTCTGGGCGTGGTGCAGGTGCGGGCCGGTGGAGTTGCCGGTGCTGCCGACGTTGCCGAGCTGCTGCCCAACCGCGACGGACTGCCCGTTCGAGACGATCGGCGCGCTGATCATGTGCAGGTACTCGCTGGTCCAGCCCCCGCCGTGATTGATGATCACATACCAGCCGCCGCTGTTGCCCCACCCGGCGAACGAGACGGTGCCGCTCGCGGCGGCGAGGATCGGGCGGTTGTTGCTGGCGCCGCCGGTGAAGGTCATGTCGATGTCGTAGTCGTCGTGCCCGGCATAGGTGGCCAGGCGCCAGGTCTCACCGCACGGGAACGGCAGCTGGAAGTTGGGGCGCGGCCCGGCGGCGTGCGCGGTTGTGGGCGCGGCGAGTCCGGTCGCGGCGAGGCAACCGACCGCGAGGAGCTGGATCAGCCTTCGAAACATGAGGACCTACCTATGTCGAAGTGACGAAGTCGGTCGATGGTAGGGCGGATCCGAAAGTGACGAAAGGCGATGTGTGGCGGATGTATGGGTTCGGCGGGCGGTCCTGCCGTTTTGTCCGCCGGGTGTGTGGTGACCGTATGAGGCTTCGGCCGCGCTGCGGCAGCCGGGTGGCGGGCCGGTGCTGCCGGCGTCACTGAACCGTGCAGGGGAGCGGCTTGCGGCCGGTCTCCGGTGACAACGCCGCCGGGAAGTTGAAGATCAGCGTGGCGGAGTTGTTGCCCTCGTCGCTCTCGGCGATCTGCTTCTTCGGGTCGACGACGAATCGCAGCCGACCCGGCCGGCCGAGGGAGGTGGGTCCGATGTCCTCGCTGGCGAACACCTTCAGCGAATCCGTCGTGAGGATGCTCGTCAGCCGCCGCTGGGTCTCCGTGGTCACCTGCCCGGCCAGGGTGGTGGTCGCCACCGCGTACGCCGCGAAGGGCGGATCGTGCGTCCAGGTGACCTCGTAGCCGTAGTGCACCCGCCAGCTCGTCGGGACGCCGTTGACGTGACCCTGTGCCTCGACCTGGCACTCGCCGACCGCCACTATCGCGAGGTCGGGCAGGGGCGGGGCGGAGGAGGTCGCCACCGCGGGGCTGACGGCCGCCAACGGTGACTGCGTCGCCGCGGGCAGCGCGACCGGTGACGCCGACGCTGCCGTCCAGGGTGTGCCGTTGATGCTGGCGGGCGGCAGGTCCGGGCCGTCTCCGCAGCCGACGAGGCCCAGGGTGGCGAGCAGGCACACCGAGGCGAAGATCAACGGCAGTCGCATGGCGGCACGCTACGAGGGGCGGGCCAACCGCCCGGGTCCCGGCTGTGAACGCCACATGGCCGCCACGTGGCCGGTGCCGCTCAGGTGCGCAGCAGCCAGGAGGCGGCCGCCGCGCGGG
This portion of the Allocatelliglobosispora scoriae genome encodes:
- a CDS encoding MauE/DoxX family redox-associated membrane protein: MQYVAVACRVVLAVVFVVAAVGKLSGRAAYRDFVSSLRQMRVVPSRWAGPLAGIAVAVEVAVVVLLAVPRDVAAAAGFVLAAGLLAVFAGAIGLSLRRGNTQPCRCFGRSATPLGRHHVIRNVFLIAIAVLGAVAAGSGGAVLLGPALVAALAGLIVGGLVAALDDLLYLFRPTTVQPR
- a CDS encoding helix-turn-helix transcriptional regulator; amino-acid sequence: MINNRGAEQPVAADPQTAARVIFEEFLAVSRTADAASLLALVTRLEELRADPPDPVVELLAHTLAGVVGVRARLPDGSQRLEAALRVFADHDLTGDPLFLECALLATLTLIRPHQTRPLIAPLVDRLPLDPAQRARLVAMIGLGDAWAGNLVRGQAEMLEARELAIVAERSDVQAEVTSWLVKCEALRGDLAASAVHLAEARELAARTGSAWVAGHVTESAAALHFANGDTEAWLGLLELMVASGLGVDSGLLFEYRWELATHHALCGDHAAASALLDGCPDPPFVWPGGPAMPAWRAWILNPDDPQAMAAFEAVLPALSQPAERLPRARMAWLLGGHHGRAGRRVEAVRLLEAACAGYATIGAAGMLARVAADLREVTERFSSPMPRTAPLLLAPTVGEQPLTGSEVRVAVAIADGLSNREAAERLFVSVKTVEFHLGNIFRKLGVRNRTELARRLGYLG
- a CDS encoding FG-GAP-like repeat-containing protein; this translates as MFRRLIQLLAVGCLAATGLAAPTTAHAAGPRPNFQLPFPCGETWRLATYAGHDDYDIDMTFTGGASNNRPILAAASGTVSFAGWGNSGGWYVIINHGGGWTSEYLHMISAPIVSNGQSVAVGQQLGNVGSTGNSTGPHLHHAQNRDGVKTEAYFNGVPSGITSDGSAATGPIYVNGPVSAPRNVTSANCGRTTSHDHVSDFSGDGAADVLGVTAAGLLLYYPNNGQALSAPVQIGNGWGTFKHVVAADWSGDGAADVIGVDASGLLWYYPHNGAGLSAPVQIGNGWGTFKHVMAADWSGDGKADVIGVDASGLLWYYPHNGAGLSAPVQIGNGWGTFKHVMAADYSGDGKADVLGVDAAGDLWYYPHNGAGLSAPVQIGHGWGTFKQVIASDFSGDGAADVLGVDAAGLLWYYPHNGTGLSAPVQIGNGWGTFKHVM
- a CDS encoding M28 family peptidase, coding for MRRGTVAAGPAVAVFAAVVLALSVQSSVAASSPGSASHPTLASGATLLAAPPAIDVNNVKTHLQQLQTIATNNGGNRATGTAGYTASFNYVSQKLTAAGFTVTAQTCTTCSGSAKNIIADWPGGNTSNTYMFGAHLDGVSAGPGINDDGSGSSALLEVALQLAATNPTMTNHVRFGWWTGEEQGLVGSKFYVNSLTSAQRTAIKAYGTFDMIASTNGGYFVTGTDAVAVKLREYFSSISVPTETSTECCSDDGSFRDAGIPASINSTGASRTKTSAQVTKWGGTAGAAYDPCYHRSCDTYPSNVNSTSLGRYANSIAYAVWGLTTGGTPTNDFSLSLSPTSGSVNPGSSVTATVNTATTSGSAQTVALTASGAPSGVSVGFSPSSVTSGNSSTLTVSTTSSAAPGTYTITVTGTGSATHSATYTLTVNGTGTCSSPGQKLGNPGFETASSPWTATSGVIGAFTGNGSPRSGTRSAWLNGVGSTNTDTLSQSVTLPAGCSSYTLSFYLKISTAETTTTVQYDKLTVQVGTTTLQVFSNLNVSGYTLRSYNLSAFAGQTVTLKFTGVEDSSLQTSFVIDDTALTVA
- a CDS encoding 3-oxoacyl-[acyl-carrier-protein] synthase III C-terminal domain-containing protein, which encodes MKFVNAIPFPYAVTGLSTLVGQVLSIDEWADAAQIPQRSGGGVMSGELVERILGIAGKSWDPRLFADLGRITDVARDALVSADLQPHDVDAMIVVTCSPYEVMLDQDTFRLARELGLPDHVVPVQIGAGCAGLARAAALAARVDASNVLVVTYNAPSRVTGDLDGGVNPLYRHNDVHPLGRSLWASAGIFSDGAAALVFTRHTDSPGLVLYSRDSQAFGDEPGFADPLIHYLGGGAVHPTGTPGAAELACYGMNGPQVKRYYTKGMMLNHAALDTALPGYVDRVKRIYTHQASPALVQEFARLADLPDGKAPTNARRFGNLVSASTAKMLHDDLYQGDITDGDLVCASVVGAGPERGAYILPVHIAKVIEPGGFVPVAG